The genomic stretch CAGTTGTCGAAAAGTCAAACACAAATGGGCACACACTATACAAGCATAAATACATGTACTGGAAGATCTGTCCAGAGTTTTGAAGAAGTGGAAATCAATAACCAAATGTGAGAACGCACCTCAGATCAACGAAGCAGCCGCACTGTCTGACAGAATGAAATCATATGAATTTGCAGTATCAGCAGTATgtgacacacatatatatatatatatattactttttgGGTCGTTGGATTTGGCAATAAGCCAATGTGTAGTGACACGTTGTAAgggcactttttttttttttttctatttcgtTAGCACACTTGATGACCAAAAATTGCAAATTACTACTTTtcagaaaatgttttttttttcttgacaagTGTGCCTGCTTCCAGAAATACTTTtgaaatagtttatatttttaaaaaactgatTACTTCTCTtgcaagaaaaagaagggaaaaaaaatgttttctgaAGGTCACAAGTTAAGTTGTGTAAACCTATTTGGGAAACAGGTGTAAGGAACCTCGTGCATTGGAGATTCCCTTTTTAACAATTCTCATCTTAAGAAATCATGCCAATGCCAAGTGTGCGCAATGCTTGTAATGAATGCATGTTTGGGTGTTTATCTTTCATTCTTACATTTCACTTCAGAATTGAGTATGACTTGAAATGACGATCAGTCGGTCTTTATTCTGTTCATAAACGCAAATTTGAATTCAAATGCAGATGATTAGGTCTCTATTATGTAATAGttggtactctctctctctctctctctctctctctagatggATTGGCAAGGGCAGAAGCTAGTGGAGCAGTTGATGCAGATTTTGCTGGTGGCTTCTGCTGTAGTGGCATTTGCAACAGGCTATGGGCTGGGCTCGTTCCAAACAATGATGTTTGTATATGCCGCTGGGGTGGTAGTCACCACCTTGATCACTGTTCCCAATTGGCCTTTCTTCAATCGCCACTCTTTTAAGTGGCTGGATTCAAGCGAGGCTGAAAGGCATCCGAAGCCACAAATAGTGAATTCTAGCTCAAAGAGGAAGGCTGCCAAGTAGTAGGTCGTCCTGTGATTCTAAGCTATTTTAGGTATTTGATGATTTTGACTGCATTGGAGATTTGGATCTGTGCCTTTCGGCTTAATGGACCTATTAGCATTGCCTTAAGCCATAGAACTTTATACAAGAATttaaggatttaatctcctCATTTTACTTGGCCTGAAACtcatatattttaagaaatatatatatatatatatatttagttgcATATTGCAGTGTCTTATGATTGGCAAAAAAAATTGTACCAAGATACAGGTATTACTGTGGTTTCATTTGCTCCTGATTATACTTCATAGCCAGTTTCAGTTGGATGCAAAATGGGACAAACACAACTGAATTTGTCCCATTTTAACTGTTCTAACAAAGTTGTTATCCGTCCGTGGAAGTTTTATTCAGGGCTCTTGTCAAACACCGCTTTAAGATGTAGTTTGAAGGGAACTATACATTTTCATTATTCTTCAAGGAGTCAAGCAacctactactactactactactagttACAGTGAACAAAATCTCAGCCAACATGCTCATTACTGGTTTTCTTGCCTAATTGCTCTTATTATGGGATCATCTTCAAAGTTATCGTCATCATCAAGTTCGCCCAACTCATCAAGAATTGACTGGTTGAGTCTCTTACGAGATTGTCTGCGGTGTTTCTTTGGCTCTAGCCTCGGTTCAGCTTGGGTGACACCCCTATCTCCCACCTTGTTCCTGCATGCATAATCCATGTCTGGAATCATAAGCCACAGCAGAATGGAGACAATATGGGAAACCATTTGGATTGCAACGGACTGAAAGTcatgaaaattaaaacaagtttcctcaataatcaaaatttcacaATGGTCTAGAACAGTTGCGAAGTTTTCTAAAATGTAAAATGGTTGGGAAATACATGAGAAACTCTAGGATTGAAGGCATTAAAAAGAAACATAGAGTCAACtgtaaatttattataacaCAGTTATGAAATGAATTAATACCCCGATGTAAATTTATTGTCACAGATTTTCTAGCTATTTCTAAGAAACAAACAGCAACTTAGGCTACATCTCCCCATACACAAACACGAGTTCACGTCCAATTaactatgaaatttttttctattaatttaaaagTTGTTTCAGAATACCTCTATGATGTTTCTTATGTGGCACCCTGAAAGGTTATGGCCACTAGCAAAAAACGCGGTCTCACATTTAGTTTATATGGGAAAGATGATTAGAGAGGCCAATAGGAGAAAAAGTTGGATGACAACgcaaagaagagaaaacaaacTTGATGACTGGACAacattaaaaaagaatttaacaaaaccAACTTAATGAAGGCGATAAGTACAACAAAAGAACAACACAACAGGCCTCAATGAAGCTGGTATAACCTTATATTTTTAGTGATCAGGCAAACATGCTGGTAGATACAATGAACACTGTACagtttcaaaaatatcaatttcatAAACTAGGATGACCAGTTTGTAGCTTTa from Diospyros lotus cultivar Yz01 chromosome 9, ASM1463336v1, whole genome shotgun sequence encodes the following:
- the LOC127810340 gene encoding signal peptidase complex subunit 1-like, whose translation is MDWQGQKLVEQLMQILLVASAVVAFATGYGLGSFQTMMFVYAAGVVVTTLITVPNWPFFNRHSFKWLDSSEAERHPKPQIVNSSSKRKAAK